The following proteins are co-located in the Apium graveolens cultivar Ventura chromosome 5, ASM990537v1, whole genome shotgun sequence genome:
- the LOC141661221 gene encoding F-box/kelch-repeat protein At3g06240-like has protein sequence MYAAYANEDDRMIHAGKIPMAELNVNGYCTFGSCHGMLYFAEYYSDEKILVSNPLRNQFRALPPIYFPPKDDFLAPVKYTSRSISKHPEESPVNAYGLGFDSSTNTFKMVCTLQNTGKCIGTVVHNLGTDSWRKISSFPQYPIYGKPVFVHGFLHWLLSPLRQYYGELPVDQTIVLFDVCKENFQLLPHPGIWSKNIEEFRLIECNGHFRLFDMSSDLAVADISMSDEDIDIWMMDYRKKEWSRVFNIRLTQTLATAYNDICIYAIACTYNDNDIGIWKEGEIFVKSYKGYWIYSTRTGGLKFKLISGLNNGAAQILSHTGSLVSI, from the coding sequence ATGTATGCGGCATATGCCAATGAAGATGATAGGATGATTCATGCAGGAAAAATTCCGATGGCAGAGTTAAATGTTAATGGTTATTGTACCTTTGGTTCTTGCCATGGTATGCTTTACTTTGCAGAATACTACTCAGACGAGAAAATCCTCGTGTCAAATCCGCTTAGAAATCAGTTCAGAGCTCTGCCCCCAATCTACTTTCCGCCAAAGGATGATTTTCTTGCTCCAGTGAAATACACCTCGAGGTCCATATCAAAGCATCCAGAGGAATCGCCAGTAAATGCCTACGGATTAGGTTTTGATAGTTCAACGAATACCTTCAAAATGGTTTGTACTCTGCAGAATACAGGTAAATGCATAGGTACAGTAGTGCACAATTTGGGCACAGACTCATGGAGAAAGATTTCTAGTTTTCCTCAATATCCCATATACGGAAAGCCTGTTTTCGTGCATGGATTTTTACATTGGCTGTTAAGCCCTCTTCGACAATACTACGGGGAATTGCCTGTGGACCAAACAATAGTCTTGTTCGATGTTTGTAAAGAGAATTTCCAGCTGCTTCCGCATCCTGGGATTTGGTCGAAAAATATTGAGGAATTCAGACTAATTGAGTGCAATGGTCATTTTAGATTATTTGATATGAGTAGTGACTTAGCCGTAGCTGATATCTCAATGAGTGATGAAGACATTGATATATGGATGATGGACTATAGGAAGAAGGAATGGAGCAGAGTGTTTAATATTAGACTCACTCAGACACTAGCAACTGCTTACAATGATATTTGTATTTATGCAATTGCATGTACTTATAATGATAATGATATAGGCATATGGAAGGAGGGAGAAATATTTGTGAAATCTTATAAAGGATACTGGATATATAGTACCAGGACTGGTGGCTTGAAATTTAAACTAATTTCTGGTTTGAACAATGGTGCTGCACAAATTCTGAGTCACACTGGGAGTTTGGTTTCCATCTAA